TCTTAGTTTTGAGAGTAAATCTTCCAATCCGATGGTGAGGTCCGTCACGTTCAATGATAGGGTGACATTCGCACGCCCCTGTAATGGAATCGTCTGGTGGATCGTCAGGATGTTACAGCCGTGCTTGGCCGTTTCAGCCAGCAGATGTGACAGCGTACCAGACCGGTCTTCCAAATGAAAGAATAGGGTGATGATCCGTTCTTTCACCACAGTATGGAAAGGGAACACGGTATCCCGGTATTTATAAAAGGCGCTCCGGCTCAAATCGACCCGGTGGACAGCCTCCCATACCGAATCCGCCTTGCCCCGTTCAATCAATTCTTTCGCATCCAGGGTTTTCTTCATCGCTTCTGGCAGCACGTCTTCACGCACCAGATAAAACTTGCCTTCTTGAAATTTTTTCCCCAATGACTATTCCTCCAATTGTCTAGCTTCAGAGGTCCGGGGCATCATGCACCCCTTTTAAAAAACCGCTTTTGCTTTCTTATTGTAGAACCGGGTCCCCCGTTCATGGGAAGACCCGGCTGCTTTTGTCTGAAATAGATGAAGAATGAAACTTAATCTACAAATTCGAATTCATATTTAATCAAGCGGATTGTATCGCCGTTTTTGGCACCACGTTCACGAAGGGCATCATCCACCCCATATGAACGGAGCTGTCTGGCGAAACGTCTAGCCGAATCTTCACGGGAGAAGTCGGTCATCTTGAACAGTCTCTCGATCTTCGCACCGCCCACAACGAATGTTCCATCAGGATCACGTGTGATTTCGAATTCTCTTTCCTCTTCTTCATGCTTGTAAAGAACACGGTGAATGCTCGTTTCCTCTTCTTCATGGATTGGGAATTCCGGTGTCGTTTCCACTTTATCCGCAACCGCATAAAGAAGTTCGCTCAAGCCCTGCTGGGTAACAGCCGAGATCGGGAAAATCGGATAATCTTCCTGAAGCTTCTCTTTGAATAATTTCAGATTCTCTTCAGAATCAGGCATGTCCATCTTATTGGCCACGATGATTTGAGGACGTTCCGTCAAACGAAGATTGTATTGCTTCAGCTCTTCATTGATTGTCAGGTAATCCTCATACGGGTCTCTGCCTTCCATACCGCTCATATCGATGACGTGGACGATGACGCGGGTCCGTTCAATATGGCGAAGGAACTGATGACCAAGTCCGACTCCCTCGTGGGCACCCTGGATCAATCCAGGCAGGTCGGCCATGACGAAACTTCTTCCGTCACCTGTTTCTACCATCCCTAAGTTAGGGACGATTGTCGTGAAGTGGTAAGCCGCAATCTTCGGCTTAGCCGCTGACACGACTGACAGCAATGTCGACTTCCCGACGCTCGGGAACCCGACCAACCCAACATCAGCAAGAAGCTTCAGTTCCATCACGATATAACGTTCCTGACCCGGCTCCCCTTTTTCAGAAAGCTCTGGTGCAGGGTTTGCAGGAGTGGCAAAGCGGGAATTCCCTCTTCCACCGCGTCCGCCTTTCGTGATGACCGCACGTTGACCATGCTTGGTCAAATCCGCGATCGTTTCTCCTGTATCATCATCTTTCACCACGGTGCCAGGCGGGACCTTGACAATCATGTCTTCCGCATTTCTTCCGTGCTGGTTCTTACTCATCCCGTGCTCTCCACGGGGTGCTTTAAAGTGACGCTGATAGCGGAAATCCATTAAGGTTCTCAAACCTTCTTCCACTTCGAAAATAACGTCTGCTCCGTGTCCGCCGTCTCCGCCGGCAGGACCGCCTTTCGGTACATATTTCTCACGACGGAAGGCAACCATACCGTTACCGCCGTCTCCGCCTTTTGTATAAACCTTGACCTGATCTATAAACATATTTTCACTCCTCACTTATCCGTGCAATCATTGAGTGCCCGCCTGATGCGGTCATTCAACAACGGCATGAATGACAAGAATCTCTTCTTGAAGCTGTTCTATTTCTATATTTTCTCCGTTTGATTGCTGATTCTTAAGCCACTCTTCTACAATGCTTGTACTCTTTAGTATACCTGTGAAATCAAATATCAAACGGGAATGTTCTTTCGTAATGTCCAGTAAAATGGATAATTGATTTTCCACATTGTTCATTACATTTGATTCAAGGAATTCAAGAAACTCCTTGCACCAGTTAAAAAGCCTGCGATCATCAAGCCCATGGGATGACTCCGCTTGAAGGACTTCAAAATCAAGCTTAATCAAATGTCTTGACCAATTATATGTTAAAATCCATTCCGTCAATAATGGAAGCCGTAAATTCGATAGCTTTGATTCATTTTGTGCAACGAGGACCATTTCCTCGATCACCTGCTTCGCACGCTCCACACGATCAAGATCCAGATTGCCTTTAATTAACTGCAGATCATTCATCCAGTCGTGACGGGCATGCCTTAACGCCTCGACTACACCCCAATTTTCGCTCATAATCTAACTCCTATACTAAGTGCTACCTTTTAGTATATCAAAGATATGAGGGGTGCGTATATTGTTTCTGTAAAATTGATTGTTGTGAATGAAATCGTGACGGCTGATGGGGAGAGGATGGTGATTGTGCCGGCAGCGGTCAGGTATGGGGAGAGTTGGATATATAGCAGGTGGACTTGATAGTGTAGCTGCCGAACTCGATAATATATCCGAAAAGTCGATAATATTCCTGCCGAACTCGATAATATATCCGAAAAGTCGATAATATCCTTACCAATCTCGATAACATATCCGAAAAAGTCGATCATATATCCGACATCCAGCTATTATAATCCCCAAACTCAGCAATATCCCACTCTAAACTGCCATTTCCCTTCTCAAAACCTATCCTTTTCTCGCTCAAACTGCTTTCAAACCTTACAACTCCACCGCCATCTTCAATAAAAATAAAACTCTAACCGAAAGTCGGTTAGAGTTTTCGTTAAAGATATGCGATTAAGCTTCATTCGCAACTGGGTATACGCTCACTTTTTTCTTGTCACGACCCATGCGTTCGAAACGAACAACACCGTCGGTCTTAGCGAAAAGTGTATCGTCGCCACCACGGCCAACGTTTAGGCCTGGATAAATTTTCGTACCGCGTTGACGGTAAAGAATTGATCCACCAGTAACCATTTGACCGTCTGCACGTTTAGCACCAAGGCGCTTTGAGATAGAGTCACGACCATTCTTAGTCGAACCTACTCCTTTTTTAGACGCAAAAAACTGAAGGTCTAATCTTAACATCTGTTCCACCTCCTACTTTTTGAAGGTTATTTTAATAAAATCACTATAGTCTCGTTCAATTGTCTGGAGGCTGATGAGCATGCTGTTTAACAGCAGCTGTATCTTGCTCTCTGTTTCTTCCGGGAGATCATCAGGGATGACGCAGCGGAGATATCCGCCATCAGCAGACTGCTCGATGGAAGGCTCTACGCCGGTTAACGCCATAATGGCATTAATACTTCCGAATGAAACAGCAGAAGCACCTGCACAAACAATGTCTTGCCCATGTTCGGCAAAATCAGCATGTCCATCCATGGAGAAGGAACGGATCCTTTCCTTGGCGGAACGCTCAACGTAAACGTTAATCATACTATCACGCCTTACGCGTTGATTGCGTCAATCACAACTTTAGTGTATGGCTGACGGTGACCTTGCTTACGACGGTAGTTCTTTTTCGCTTTGTATTTGAATACTACAAGCTTTTTCGCGCGGCCTTGTTTTTCAACTTTCGCTGTTACAGTAGCTCCATCCACTAAAGGACTTCCTACTTTAACATCGTCACCACCAACGAATAGAACTTTGTCGAATGTAACTGTTTCGCCTTGTTCTGCGTTTAGCTTTTCGATGTAGATTGCTTGACCAGCTTCTACACGGATTTGCTTACCACCTGTTTCGATAATTGCGTACATAATCGCACCTCCTTATAAACTCAGACTCGCCAATGACAGGTGTTGGATTGCTCCAAGCTTTTGTACCTGTAATGAGCGGTTGTAGCACGGGTGCTACAATCAATAACATTAGAATCCTATCATATAATTCGATGCACTGTCAATAACATTCAAGAAATTCATATGATCTTTGTGATTTGATAATGTGGAAGATCGCCAGCGACCACTTTGATAGCGATTTTCTTATTCAATGCTTTCTCGAGTCTCTGCAGATGAGTTTCCTGCTCACCGGCGAACACCTTCGCCACTTCCCTGGTCGCTTCCACTTCGATCCGTGAACCCTCCGTCCCGTCCATTTCCCACAGTTCCCTTTCAAGTTTGAACGCAAGGGTTTCAGGGGTCATTTCCCTGCCCGTCCCGTTACATACAGAGCAAGGTCTCGTCAGATAGGTAGGAAGGGGCTGAGAGGTCCGTTTCCGGGTGAGCTCAAGGATGCCAAGCGGAGTGAAACCGACGATGGTCGTCCGCTGGGAATCAAAAGCGATTGCATCTGACAACACATCGAGCACAGCTTTTTTGTCGGCCTCTTTCTTCATATCAATGAAATCGATTAGAATCATCCCGCT
The nucleotide sequence above comes from Bacillus sp. KH172YL63. Encoded proteins:
- a CDS encoding ACT domain-containing protein, which encodes MGKKFQEGKFYLVREDVLPEAMKKTLDAKELIERGKADSVWEAVHRVDLSRSAFYKYRDTVFPFHTVVKERIITLFFHLEDRSGTLSHLLAETAKHGCNILTIHQTIPLQGRANVTLSLNVTDLTIGLEDLLSKLRRLEFVEKVEVLGSGA
- the obgE gene encoding GTPase ObgE, which gives rise to MFIDQVKVYTKGGDGGNGMVAFRREKYVPKGGPAGGDGGHGADVIFEVEEGLRTLMDFRYQRHFKAPRGEHGMSKNQHGRNAEDMIVKVPPGTVVKDDDTGETIADLTKHGQRAVITKGGRGGRGNSRFATPANPAPELSEKGEPGQERYIVMELKLLADVGLVGFPSVGKSTLLSVVSAAKPKIAAYHFTTIVPNLGMVETGDGRSFVMADLPGLIQGAHEGVGLGHQFLRHIERTRVIVHVIDMSGMEGRDPYEDYLTINEELKQYNLRLTERPQIIVANKMDMPDSEENLKLFKEKLQEDYPIFPISAVTQQGLSELLYAVADKVETTPEFPIHEEEETSIHRVLYKHEEEEREFEITRDPDGTFVVGGAKIERLFKMTDFSREDSARRFARQLRSYGVDDALRERGAKNGDTIRLIKYEFEFVD
- a CDS encoding Spo0B C-terminal domain-containing protein, yielding MSENWGVVEALRHARHDWMNDLQLIKGNLDLDRVERAKQVIEEMVLVAQNESKLSNLRLPLLTEWILTYNWSRHLIKLDFEVLQAESSHGLDDRRLFNWCKEFLEFLESNVMNNVENQLSILLDITKEHSRLIFDFTGILKSTSIVEEWLKNQQSNGENIEIEQLQEEILVIHAVVE
- the rpmA gene encoding 50S ribosomal protein L27 produces the protein MLRLDLQFFASKKGVGSTKNGRDSISKRLGAKRADGQMVTGGSILYRQRGTKIYPGLNVGRGGDDTLFAKTDGVVRFERMGRDKKKVSVYPVANEA
- a CDS encoding ribosomal-processing cysteine protease Prp, with protein sequence MINVYVERSAKERIRSFSMDGHADFAEHGQDIVCAGASAVSFGSINAIMALTGVEPSIEQSADGGYLRCVIPDDLPEETESKIQLLLNSMLISLQTIERDYSDFIKITFKK
- the rplU gene encoding 50S ribosomal protein L21, whose amino-acid sequence is MYAIIETGGKQIRVEAGQAIYIEKLNAEQGETVTFDKVLFVGGDDVKVGSPLVDGATVTAKVEKQGRAKKLVVFKYKAKKNYRRKQGHRQPYTKVVIDAINA